The window CTCGTTGGCTCATCAAAAAAAAGTATATCAGGATTTTGTGCAAGGGCACGAGCAATGGATACGCGTTGTTGTTGACCACCCGAAAGCTGATATGGGTAGGTATCAGCTTTATCAGCTAGGCCCATCTGCTGCAATAAATGCATAGCAATTTCATTCGCTTGCTCTCTCGTCTGTTTGCCTACATTAATTGGTGCTTCCGTAATGTTACGAAGTACCGTAAAATGCGGAAATAGATTAAAATTCTGAAAAACGAGCCCAAAATATGAACGAATTTTTTTCAGTTGAGAGGAGTTTGCATAAACAGCTTTCCCGTTTGTATCGTTTACAACCATTGGTTCTCCCTTGTAATAGATAGAACCTGTATCAACTGTTTCAAGCATAGTTGCACAACGAAGTAATGTGGATTTCCCTGAGCCAGATGGACCAATTATCCCGACCACCTGTCCCTGGGATACTGTCATTGAAATATCTTTCAATACTTCGTTATCACCAAACGCTTTACCAATATTCTTCATTTCTAGCAAAGTCATAAATTGATAGCCCCTATTTATAAATATTCATCCGTTTTTCGAAACCTTCCATAATCCAAGCTACTACATAGTTCATGATATAGTAGAATGCACCAGCGACAACGAACGGCAGTACTGATGATTTAGCTGATGCGAGTGCCTTTGCGGCAGTAAACATTTCTCCAACAGATATCACCATCGCTAATGACGTGTCCTTAACTAACGTGATTACTTCATTCGTTATTGATGGCAGAATCCGTTTGATAACTTGTGGAAAGATAATCCGGAAGAATGTTTGGACCTTGTTAAAACCCAACACTTGTGCAGCTTCATATTGCCCACTAGGCATAGATTCTATGCCGCCTCGATAAATCTCAGCAAAATACGCTGTATAATTTAACACGAAACCTATAATAACAGCATAGAATCTATATTCGCCACTAATTGACACACCAAAAATATAATATGGTCCAAAATATACCACCATTAACTGTAGCATAAGTGGCGTGCCACGCATAATAGAGATATAAATCTTCATACTCCAGCGCAATATTTTATTTTTAGACATGCGCCCGAATGCTACCAATAAACCAAACGGTAGTGAAAACACAAGTGTAAGAATAAATATTTTGACTGTAGTCATTAGACCTACAGAAAGTTGACTGAATATCACAGCCAAATCATTTGAAATGATACCTTCTAACATAATGTTTCCACTCCTGTAACGCCTAAGCTGCTAATTATTTCCCGATAATTGTTATATCTTTACCAAACCATGATTCTGAGATTTCTGCAAGCTTACCATCAGCAGCCATCTCAAGAAGAGTTGCTTCAACTTTATCACGCAATTCAGTATTTCCTAGCTTAAATCCAACGCCAAATACTTCTGCGCCAACTGACTCATCTAGCACTTTATAGTTAGCACCTTTTTTCTCAATATTAAAACGCGCAACAATCTCATCCATAACAACTGCATCAACTGCACCAGACTCTAGTTCCATCAACGCATTTAAATTCGTTTGCGTTTTTACAAGATTACCAATAGAATCTTTCAATGCAACATTTCCTTCAATCGCAGTAAGTGCACTAGAATCATCTTGTACAGCTACAGATTTGCCTGCGACATCAGCCAGTGTTGTAATATCAGAATTCTTTAGTACTACAACAACTTGGTTATTTTCCATATATGGTTGAGTCCAAGTATATTCGCTTTTACGTGCTTCAGTTATAGTAAATCCATTCCAAACGACATCGACGTTACCAGATTCAAGCTCCATATCCTTAGCTGACCAAGAGATAGGTTGAAGCTTTAATGTATAGCCTAAGCGATCTGCAACTTCTTTCGCAAGGTCTAAATCGAAACCAACAAAAGAACCATCATCAGCAACGTACCCCATTGGAGGAAACTCTTTGTCAAATCCAACTATAAAAGTATCCTTAACTTCATTACCGCTTTTACTGCTATTTCCACCACAAGCTGTTAATACTGTTACTGCTAAGACTAATGATAAAATCAAAATTAAATACTTTTTCATTTTCCATCCCCCATTTTCTATTAAATAAATGTTCTTCTCTAAGTTACCATTTTAATATATTAGCCTACTAAAGTAAACTAGTAAGAGATGCTGTTTTGCAAAAACGTGCCTTTTTTCAAATCGTCAAAAGCTTTATCCAATTCTTCCTTAGTATTCATGACTATAGGACCACCCCAAACTACTGGTTCCGCTAGGAGTTTCGAACTTATATATAACACTTGGGCACTTTTATCCGTAGCCATTATCTCAACATGGTCGCCGGAGGTAAGTTTTACCGCTGTCTTTTCTTTTATCAACTCTCCACCTACATATGCGTCCCCTAATAAGGTAAACACCATGACGGAGCGCTCTCCTTCTGTATTTAAGACCATAGGTGAATGCGGGTTTAGGTGTATGTCGTAATAATCCAGCGGAAGATATTTGCTCACATATCCTTTTCTTCCCTCATATTCGCCAGCGAGCAATCTCAGCTTGCCGTTCTCCAGCTCAATTTCTTCAATTTCAGAGTTCTTGATACTGCGATAAGCCGGCGGAGCCATTTTGTCCTTTGCCGGAAGATTAAGCCAAAACTGCACTCCAAGCAATCTTGTGGATGCCGGTATTTTTTCTTCATGTAAAATACCAGAACCAGCTGTCATCCATTGGACTTCTCCTTCTCCAATTGTATCCTCATTACCCAGGCTATCTCTATGTGTCATATATCCACGATACACATAACTGATAGTTTCGATTCCTCTGTGAGGGTGCATGGGAAATCCCGCAGTGTAATCATCGGGATTGGTACTGTCAAAGGAATCGAGCATTAAAATCGGATCGTATTCCTGAATAGTTCTGTTCCCCAAAACTCTGACTAAATTCACTCCTGCACCATCTTGTGTTCTATAGCCTCTTACCTGTTGCTTAATTTTTCTCTCCATGTTACCCTCCTCCATTCATCTTTAGAATAATCCATAATATAATTATGCTCCAACCATACCTTTATTTTCTTCATGAGTTTTCTCCTAATTTACCAAAGGTTTCATTCAATTGACGGCCAGCTTCTTGAGTAATGGCCTCGAATACAATCGACGACTTCCCTGACCAGGATACTCCAGTAACAATTGTTCTTTTAAGTTCAGTTATCGTCTCAAACACGTCTTATTTGCTTTCTTTATTATACTATTATTTTTTTCAACTACCAATATTTACACCTGGTGTAGCACTATTCTTCGTGTAACCAGTGATCTCATACTTTGATAAGCTTTTTAGCTGTGCATTCTCTCCTTGCTAAAGAAAGAAGAACGCCATGCATAGAATGAAAGACGGGAGAAAAAAAGAATACATCCGCTTAAAATGAAAACCAGACTCTAAAGTGAACTGATGCCTCCAAAGTAGACAGTCTAATTAAAATTAGACCAATATACTTGGAGGCATCATATCAAAGAGCCTGGTTATTTATTAAGACAATCTCATCTTGAAATCTTGATATCCAAATTGTTGGACGATTTGACATTCGCCATCTTTATCTTGAAGTGCGATCGCAGGTAAAGGCATACCATTAAAGGTCGTGTTCTTAACCATTGAGTAAATAGCCATATCTCCAAACACTAATCGATCGCCAGGTTTTAACGGCTCATCAAAGGAATAATCCCCTATGACATCACCTGCTAGGCAGGTTTGACCACCTAGACGATACGTATAAGGTTTCTCACCTGCTTCTCCAGAACCAAAAAGAGGAGGGCGGTAAGGCATCTCTAATACATCTGGCATATGACAAGATGCGGACGTATCAAGGATAGCGATATCGATTCCATTGATATGATTATCAAGAACAGTAGTGACTAAATACCCTGCATTGAGTGCAACCGCTTCACCAGGCTCAAGGTATACGCTTAAGCCATATTTTTCTTGCATTCTTTTAATGCAGCTTTCTAATCGAGGAATATCATAATCTTCTCTAGTAATGTGATGACCACCACCAAAGTTGATCCATTCCATTTGTGATAGCCAAGGGCCGAACTTTTCTTCTACTGCATTTAGTGTTTTTTCTAAGTCGTCTGAGTTTTGCTGACATAATGTGTGAAAATGCAATCCAGAAATGCCTTCTAGCAAATCAGGGCGAAAATGTTCTATTGTTACACCAAAACGTGATCCAGGAGAGCAAGGATTGTATATGGCATGACCAATCTGTGTAGAGCATTCAGGATTAATTCGTAATCCCATTTTCTTACCAGCTTTCATAACCTTATCTTTAAATCTTTCGATTTGAGAAAATGAGTTAAAGATAATATGGTCACAAATGGATATAATCTCATCTATCTCGTCATCACGGTATGCAGGAGCAAAGACATGATTTTCTTTTCCCATTTCCTCATATCCAAGACGAGCTTCATAGAGACCACTAGCAGTTGTACCCGTTAAATACTCTCCAATGAGCGGATACATTTTATACATAGAAAAAGCTTTTTGAGCTAAAACAATTTTGCATCCTGTACGGTCCATGACCCCACGCAGGATTCTTAAATTTTTCTCTAATAGGGCCTCATCTACTACATAGCACGGGGTAGGTAACTCTGTAAATTTCATCTTAGTCTACAAGCTCCGGATCAAAGCTTTCTTTCCATGGTAATCCCCATTTATTCAGTGCTTCCATAAATGGATCTGGATCGAACTCTTCAATATTATAAACACCTTTTTTATCCCATGTTCCTGTCATTAACATCATGGCACCAATCATTGCGGGAACTCCTGTTGTATATGCTACCGCTTGAGAGCCCACCTCTTCGTAGCACTTTTCGTGAACACAAACGTTATATACATAGTAGGTCTTGTCTTGTCCATTCTTTTTACCACGGAAGATACAACCTATATTCGTTTTCCCTTTTGTACGTGGTCCTAATGAAGAAGGATCTGGTAATACTGCTTTTAAGAATTGTAATGGTACAATTTGCTTACCTTCAAATTCAATTGGCTCAATGGAAGTCATTCCAACGTTTTCAAGACATTTTAAGTGCGTAAGATAGCTTTGTCCAAAGGTCATAAAGAAGCGAATACGTTTTAATCCAGGCATATTTACCGCAAGGGATTCAAGCTCTTCATGGTAAAGAAGGTACATATCTTTTTCCCCTACTTCAGGGAAGTTATATGTTCTTTTAATTTCCATTGGCTTCGTTTCAATCCACTCGCCATTTTCCCAGTATCTTCCGTTCGCTGATACTTCACGAATATTAATTTCTGGATTGAAATTGGTTGCAAAAGGATATCCATGATCTCCAGCATTACAATCAAGAATGTCAATATACTCTATTTCATCAAAGTAGTGCTTAAGTGCGTAAGCAGAGAATACTCCTGTTACACCAGGGTCAAAGCCGCTACCAAGAAGAGCAGTAATACCAGCTTCTTCAAAACGCTGACGGTAATCCCATTGCCATTTATATTCAAATTTTGCCGTATCCTCTGGCTCATAATTTGCAGTATCTAAGTAATTTGTTTTTGTTGCTAAACAAGCATCCATTATCGTTAAATCTTGATAAGGTAGAGCTAAATTCATAACAAGATCAGGCTTGACTTGTTCAATTAAAGCAATTAACTCATCTACATTATCTGCATCTACTTGTGCAGTTGTAATTTTAGTTTTTCCGCCGTCTAATTTTTCTTTTAAGGCATCGCATTTTGATTTCGTACGACTAGCAATGCAGATTTCTTCGAATACTTCACTATTTTGAACACACTTGTGAATAGCTACTGATCCTACTCCGCCACAACCAATAATAAGTGCTTTTCCCATTTCACATGTCTCCTAACCATTTAATTTTTTAGCTGAGCAAAACAACCCGAAAAACAACAAAAAAGCAGGTGTAAACGCATAATCGCGCACAACACTTGCTTTTGATATAATCCATTAATATTAATTATAAGCACACTTTAACCGCAGTCATAACTAAACAATACAGTATAGTCCCATGACCTATGTAAATAGCTTTTTAATATTCAGATATATCGTACTATCATCAGAGTCTATATAGCAAATAATTACTTTTACCACTCTTATTGATCGTTTCACAAGTTGATGTGCAATGCACCGGTTATAAAGTAACCAACTTATAAAATTTGAGCTTTTAACTCAATCAATAAAGCAACTAAAGTTGCCGATCGGCATTTGACCCGGCTGTCCGTATGGCCTTAACCTCATGAAGAAGTGGTCATAATTATCTGCGTGGAAAGACTCAAGTAGATATATTGAATAGTAGCTTTCCAATTAACGCTTCTTTATTCTATCAGTATATACATGAATCTACAATAGGCAAATTAAAATTTTTCGCAAATTTCGACATGACATTCTTTCTCATCCAGGATTCTCAGAATATATTTTAAACAAATACATTAAAAAATTAAACGCTATCATTGTAATCGTAAACATTATCATTTATAATTTCATTAAAGATTAAGGAGGTTTTCCATGTCTGTATCTGAACAACTAAAAATTTTATGCGTAAAACTTGACGTCAGCGTTTCAGAGCTTGGTCGCATGGCCGGAAAAAGCCCGCAAGCATTCAGCCAGAAGTTAAAAAGAGAGAGTTTTACAGTTGATGAGCTTAAACACATCGCCGAGGCGACAGGCTGTAAATATGAAGGCTCCTTTGTTATGCTTAATGGCGAAAGGGTAACATACTAAATGGTGAAGTGAGGGTCTACAATGAACATTTATGATAAAATTGACCAGCTAAAGTCATTAATTGATATACATCGGCCGTTTGAGGGTGAGCTCCTGAATGGAATAAAAGCCTATTATCGCATAGGGCTTACATGGTCGAGCAATGCCATAGAGGGGAATACACTTACCGAAAGTGAAACTAAGGTTCTTCTAGAGGATGGATTAACTGTCGGAGGCAAACCGCTCCGCGATACTTTTGAGGCCCTTGGTCATGCCCAAGCATACGACTTCATGTTTACGTTGCTGAATAGCCGCCAGATCACTGAAACCGACACCATGACTATGCACCGGATGTTCTATAAGGACATAGATGCCGAGACAGCTGGGCAGTATCGTACCCGACCTGTTATCATAACTGGTTCTAAATTTGCCGTTACTAAAGTTGAGAAAATTCAAGAGGAGATGGAGAAGTTATTCCAGTGGGTGCTTAAGGAGCGAGACAGACACCACCCTGTAGAGTTTGCAGCTCAACTTCATAAGAAGTTTGTATTTATTCACCCTTTTATTGATGGCAACGGAAGGATATCACGACTGTTAATGAATACGGCACTTATTCAGGATGGATATATGATGGCTGTAATTCCGCCAATCCTGCGACAAGAGTATATCAGTTTACTGGAACGAGCTCACAAGGATGATAGGCCTTTTATGGACTTTATAGCAGAGCGTGTGCTAGAGTCCGAGAAAGAGATAATTCGCTTGCTTCATATTACCCTTCCCTAAAATATACCCACTCAACATATCCCTTTATAAAAAGATATGCTGAGAGGGTTTTATTCTTTCTCATCCATGTTCTTTGCTTTCTCTGCAAATTCTAGTAGAAACTTGTCATAGTCAGACATGAAAATCCTATCTTGAATGATGCGATACTTTTCAAATTCACTTTCGGCATGTAATTTTGCTATTTCTGCTGTTACTTTTCCTGCATCTTTCAGTAAACCATATTGGAACATTTCAATAAAGGCATTCAACCGCGTTTCCCAATCTTGCATGGTTAAGGGAATTTTTCGTTCGGCCATGTTTTCAGCAAAATCTAAGTATGAGCTTACCATACGATGTAATTGATTCAATTCAAATTCGGACAAATAGTTTTTAGCAACCGTAACATCAGTAATTTTAATTTTTCCATCGGGGGCATCTTGCCAAGTAGTTAGTCCCATATGCTCTTTTTCGCTATTTGCTCTGCCAACGATAAGTTCCGCAGCAGTATGCCCGTGAACTGCGAAGTGCATTTTATTCTGTACCGTTGCGTAAAAACGTTTTGTAGATTTTGCGTTTTTATCATAATCAATTGCCGTTGCATATAAGTCAGTTATTTTTTGATAAAACTTTCGCTCACTGGCGCGAATTTCTCTTATCCTTGCTAACTGCTCCTCGAAATATTTGTCAGTTATGTATGATCCACTTTTTAATCGTTCATCATCCATAACCCAACCTTTAATCGTGTAATCCTTTACAATCTGATTCGCCCATTTACGGAATTGGACAGCACGTTCATTATTCACTTTAAAACCCACAGCAATAACCATCTGCAAGTTATAGTGATTAGTATCGTAGGTTTTACCATCAGCAGCAGTTATTCGAAATTTTCGAATAACTGAACTCTCCTCTTGTTCCGAGTCGACAAATATCTTTTTGATATGGTAGTTAATTGTATGTGTTTCCACATCATACAGAGTAGCCATAATTTTTTGTGTCAGCCATATATTTTCATCCTCATATCGCATTTCAAAGTTGTCTTGATTTTCTCCCATTGAAGCGACAAAAGTCAGATACTCTGCGGCTGAACTACGGATTGTAATCTCATTTTTCTTTTTCTTTAGCATATTCTCTAGTCTCCTATAACTCACTTACTCATGGATGGAATTGAGCAATTTCAATACTGTATTTGATATCAGCCGCACATAACGAGTGTTTTTAAAGTGCTTGCTTACTAAAAAAATAACCCGTACAGAAATGGATTTATTATAATAAAACGGCCCACCTTGGGACACGTTGTTAAGAGGTGCAGGCGGGATTTGTTATAATATTATACTAAAAATAATCAGTTATTACTGCTTTTTCATCTGCTGGTATTTCCTCTATATGGAGTATAGTCTTTTTTGAACGGATTAGATATGGTGGTAGAGCAAAATATAAGGACTAAATATCCATGGCCCAATTTGAAAATCTGCTAGCTTAATAGTGCTGGTCAGTAAAAGTGTAGTAAGCCGCAATAGAAAGTAATGTTCTTTGATTCACTTCAAAGTCTTCCCCATAAAAAACAGATAACATAAAGCTATTTTCCAGAGAAGATCTCCATACCTCACCAATACCACTGAATACAGCATTTTCATTTTCTAGCACATATCGCCTTAAATGATTAAACAAACCTAAGTAATTTGGACTGTTTGCCATAAAAGCTTCCTGGAATTTAATACGTATTTCAGAATTATTTTGACTTACAATAATAGTAGCTGTTTTATCATCATGAAGTATTACTTCTTTAACAATACCCATAATTAGTCTGGGTGTGTTTTCATCGGTTTCCTTTAACATATCTACTGTTCTTTTTGGTAGATTTGGACCCCTTAAACCTTTTCGCGCAATTTCAGCTTCTTCGGTACCGCCAGATAACACTAAACTTACTGATGGTTTTTTTCTTTTTGTAACCGTTGTAGGATTATTCTTCTTATTTTTTTTATCCTCCCTAATCCGAGCTTTTTCTTCTTCTGTCATATTATATAATAGGTAAGCCTCTCTTAACGCCCTCTTTTTTCTTTCCTCTGATAATTCAACATTAATAAAATTAGTGGTATCTGTTCCGACTCTTCCTTTAATTCGTTCAAACTGATATATACATTTTTCAATATGGTCATCTTTATTCCACGTTTTGAAATACTTTCTCGAACCTCCACTAAAGATAACCCTTGCCACGCAACTTTCAGTCGGACAAAATAAAAAACCTTTAAGCTTATTATTATACAGCTTTGAATCAACTTGATTAAGAAAATATTCAGCTTTTTCTTCACCGTTAATATATCTCGCTGACTTAATAGACATTTTTTCATCACCTCGAACACCATGAAAGTTTTAAGCTATGTAATACATGTATTATCTTCTCTCTTCTGCCTTTGTTACTCTAATAAGTTTAGGCACACTCCTTTTTACAAATTTTTACTAATATAAATTTATTTCGACGCCATTAGCAGAAACCCTTGTTCGAAAATCGTCATATTTTGTCGATTGAAATAAATATTTTCATAAAAATCCTTTGCATATGGATGTGACCCTAAAAAGTTAGAGTTTTATATTAGGTAGCTAATTGGCTGGTGTAAATTTGGCATTTTACTGGACTCATACCTGCCAATTTTTGCCGCATACGCTTGTTGTTAGAATAATCAATAAATTTAGCTATAAATAAACACCCCAAAAGTCAGTTTTTACTCTAACTTTTGGGGTGCATTACACTACTGGGATGGCAATTCTCCTGCCATACTCCCCAAATCCACTTTATAAATGAAGTATACCTATATCCATTTTTTCACTTGCTAAATAGTACGAGTATATCAATGCTGCGGGCAACTGTCTTATTTGTATATTCTGTAAACCGAGAGCATCTAACATTTCTATATTGACGTATCCTTTATTAATAATGCTATGTTGTTCGGTTGGCATCAAAAAGCAATTTTTAACATCTTGAATTCCATGATCATTAACAAATTTTTTATATGCCAACTGATATAGGTACTGCTTTGTAATATCACCAATTCCAGGTTGTCCACGCAGTTCTTTTCCATGCTCAAGTTGAATATTATAATACTTAGCATCAAATATAATGAACTGATGTGAGTTATTCATCTTATGGATTGACACAAGGTCTGGAACGAGGGTATCCCTAGCGGTCTTTTGAAATTCAGAACTATCTTGCTTATAACCATTCCACTTTGGCTTTTCTATTAATGAAATGAGTAGGTCATAAGGATTATATCCGTCAGTTAAAGAAATAGACAGTGAACCGAGTGGAGTCTGTAATTGATTGTCTAGTACTTCCGCACACACCTTTTCCCATACTAGATTAAAACTGTTTGTACCAAACATAGTGAAACAATCAATTTCTGTAAGAACGCTACAATGTGCAACATAAGCATATAACGTCTTTAGTAATAACTGCTTTCTTGTATTAAACTGCAAATTCAATTCATTTTGTATGCGGTAAAGTATATAGTTTGTTTCTCCAAAGTCATCTAGTTCTTCATCAGACATTCCAACTGGTAGGATATCAAACAAATCCAGCAAATCTGCATCTTGTAGTTCTCTAGAGCAAATACTTACAATTGATTCATGAAGCCTTTTAAAGTAATCAAAATCATCATTAATACATTTTTGTGTAAACAGTTCTGTGTAATATGGTCGATTGTTACAGAGATAAGTAAAAGTCTCATTTATCGTCTTGTCCCACAGTATTTCACCAGAACCATTAGTTTCAATTATATTTTTTATATTCGTATATGCACCATTTTCGTAATAGTCATGTAGCAAGAAAATCATAACAGCAAGTAAGTTGAAAGCACTGCTTTCACTATTATCATTATACATACGAATGATTTGCTCTTTGGCATTATACTTTTCAAGAACCTTTATTATTATTTTTAACTCTGTTAAAGGCTCATTATTAGATAAGATATATTTAGGATAGCATTTTAATACACAACCCCAAACAGTTATTACACCAACGAAAGTAAACACATAAAGGTATTCGTTCTCACCAATCTCTACATCTGCAACTTCAATATCTTCGTCCATAAGATCTGACATATTTTTTTGAGAATCCGTTGCTTTAACAGCCTTTAGAACACCAAACTCTTTCAAGCGCTTAATAATACCTACCGTTTTTTCTTCCGAACATTGAAAGATGCCCTGTAATTCAGCTTGATTGTATCTTTTCTGTTCTCGGACAAACTTCGATATCATTCCGCACCGTCCTCCGTAATGTTAATTGCAGGAGCAGGAGCAGGAAATTTATTACTGATATTTTTGGCAAAGATAAATATACCCTTATCCTCAAACTCTTTACAAATAGAAGAGTATTTCGTCTTATCATTACAACCATCAAAAAGAGTCTGGCGTTTTTGCTTTGCTGCGTCATCAAATAGATACATGATAACTTTGCTCTTAAATGTGGCAATAAACTTTTGTGGGTCAATAGGCTCAGTTTCAGGAACGATTTTCTTTGACAGGAAATAAGGGCCAAGCAACTTATCCTCATTCAACTTATATGAAAGAAGTTCAGTATTTATTGCTTTACGCAATTCATTCCACTCAACGATTCTCTTGTTTACACCTTTACCAAGTTCAACAGTTTTACCTGCTATTTTTTCTTCGCTATCATCAATACCTAAATAAGTGAAGTCCCATCTACGTTTGAATGCAGTATCCATCGGGAATACGCCTTGGTCAGCACTATTCATAGTTGCCCAGATAAACATATTATCTGGGATTTTGATTTCAGAATACTCTTGTGGCTTTCCACCTAATTCTTTAGCAAGATATTTTTTAATGTCCTCAGATGTCTGAATAGCATATTCACTGACATTATCCTCATCACGGTCTAATAACTGGAATATATCACCAAATACAGCTGCAACATTCGATCTGTTGATTTCTTCAACAATTAATAAATATGGCTTAGGATTTTCTGACTTAGCATTTTTAAGTGCTTTAACATACGTCCTCATAAATGGGCCAGGAACGTATTCATATGCAATTTCACTAGCAGGCCTATTATTTGAAATCAGATTTACATATGGCCTAATCGCACGACCATGATTTCGTTCAACGCTATTATCACCACTAGCATCAGAGCCATCTTTTTTCTTAGTTTTAAACTTGTCATCATTATATAGCCCTAGCAAAAGTGGTAAGCGAGTTAAATCGCCATCTTTA of the Desulfuribacillus stibiiarsenatis genome contains:
- a CDS encoding LlaJI family restriction endonuclease, whose translation is MISKFVREQKRYNQAELQGIFQCSEEKTVGIIKRLKEFGVLKAVKATDSQKNMSDLMDEDIEVADVEIGENEYLYVFTFVGVITVWGCVLKCYPKYILSNNEPLTELKIIIKVLEKYNAKEQIIRMYNDNSESSAFNLLAVMIFLLHDYYENGAYTNIKNIIETNGSGEILWDKTINETFTYLCNNRPYYTELFTQKCINDDFDYFKRLHESIVSICSRELQDADLLDLFDILPVGMSDEELDDFGETNYILYRIQNELNLQFNTRKQLLLKTLYAYVAHCSVLTEIDCFTMFGTNSFNLVWEKVCAEVLDNQLQTPLGSLSISLTDGYNPYDLLISLIEKPKWNGYKQDSSEFQKTARDTLVPDLVSIHKMNNSHQFIIFDAKYYNIQLEHGKELRGQPGIGDITKQYLYQLAYKKFVNDHGIQDVKNCFLMPTEQHSIINKGYVNIEMLDALGLQNIQIRQLPAALIYSYYLASEKMDIGILHL